In Alkalihalobacterium alkalinitrilicum, a genomic segment contains:
- a CDS encoding DRTGG domain-containing protein gives MATKHEQILQHINDLGIGEKISVRQIAKALNVSEGTAYRAIKEAENQGFVSTIERVGTIRIEKKKKENIEKLTFAEVVNIVDGSVLGGRQGLYKTLNRFVIGAMKLEAMMRYVDPGNLLIVGNRYQVHKIALEAGAAVLITGGFDTSDEVIKLADELELPIISTSYDTFTVATMINRAIYDQLIKKEIVLVDDILIPLQDTYYMTITNTVEKWHELNQKTGHSRYPVVDEGFRVQGMVTSKDVLGVNRLTPIEKVMTKNPITVNERTSVASVAHVMVWEGIELLPVVDQQRKLIGVISRQDVLKALQMVQRQPHVGETIEDVVTSRLSDHSTSDQLLFQCEVTPQMTNHLGTLSYGVVTTIVTEAGSRALRKYKKGDLVVENVTLYFIKPVQIDTTINIQPKLLEIGRKHGKIDVELYHDGEIVGKALMMAQLLD, from the coding sequence ATGGCAACAAAACATGAACAAATATTGCAACATATAAACGATCTAGGAATCGGTGAAAAGATTTCGGTTCGCCAAATTGCAAAAGCACTTAATGTCAGTGAAGGGACAGCCTATCGAGCGATAAAAGAAGCTGAAAACCAAGGGTTTGTATCAACGATAGAACGAGTAGGTACAATCCGCATTGAAAAGAAAAAGAAGGAAAATATTGAAAAGTTGACGTTTGCTGAAGTCGTAAATATTGTTGACGGGTCTGTTCTCGGTGGAAGACAAGGACTTTATAAAACGTTAAACCGTTTTGTTATTGGAGCAATGAAGCTAGAAGCGATGATGCGCTATGTTGATCCAGGTAACCTATTAATCGTTGGAAATCGTTATCAGGTGCATAAAATTGCATTAGAAGCTGGGGCAGCGGTATTAATTACAGGTGGCTTTGATACGAGTGATGAGGTTATTAAATTAGCTGATGAATTAGAGCTTCCGATTATCTCAACAAGCTATGATACCTTTACAGTGGCAACGATGATTAACCGTGCTATTTATGACCAACTTATTAAAAAAGAAATCGTTCTTGTTGATGATATATTAATTCCCTTACAAGATACATATTATATGACAATAACGAATACGGTTGAAAAGTGGCATGAGTTAAATCAAAAAACAGGACATAGCAGGTATCCTGTCGTAGATGAAGGATTTAGAGTTCAAGGGATGGTTACATCTAAAGACGTACTTGGAGTCAATCGCTTAACTCCTATTGAAAAAGTGATGACGAAAAATCCGATTACAGTTAATGAACGGACTTCTGTAGCTTCTGTTGCCCATGTTATGGTTTGGGAAGGAATAGAGTTGCTTCCAGTCGTCGACCAGCAACGCAAACTGATCGGAGTTATTAGTAGACAAGATGTACTAAAGGCACTGCAAATGGTCCAACGTCAACCACATGTAGGAGAGACGATCGAAGACGTTGTTACGAGCCGCTTATCTGATCACTCCACATCGGATCAACTTTTGTTTCAATGTGAAGTCACCCCGCAAATGACGAATCACTTAGGTACGTTATCCTATGGTGTTGTGACAACAATTGTCACAGAAGCAGGGAGTCGGGCACTGAGAAAATATAAAAAAGGTGATCTTGTCGTTGAGAATGTAACTCTATACTTTATTAAGCCTGTACAAATTGATACAACAATTAATATTCAACCCAAATTGCTTGAAATTGGAAGAAAACATGGAAAAATTGATGTTGAGCTTTATCATGATGGTGAAATCGTTGGAAAAGCGTTAATGATGGCGCAACTTCTCGACTAA